One genomic region from Glaciimonas sp. PAMC28666 encodes:
- a CDS encoding ferritin-like domain-containing protein has translation MTTPNAHSEDESIVEQSQTPHWRIEDLAFSTIDVAAVRSDENLFYLATCASFVESGSDLYTQNLIAYYGDDPEISDWLTHHWEVEELQHGNALRAYVAHVWPEFEWQIAYNDFLEEYSRYCKVELLEPSKALEMVARCVVETGTATFYQALARSSTEPVMRNLATRIANDEVNHYKHFFRYFRRLRQKEGLSRRHIFGALSRRTLEMKTEDSACALRHVLKFRDPKHAGDPVRLKEISAMMNTTVRVNLRADMTIKMMMRPLDLPPVLQTIVAYPVTQIMNKVFLR, from the coding sequence ATGACAACACCCAACGCGCACAGCGAAGACGAATCGATCGTAGAGCAGTCTCAAACGCCGCATTGGCGGATCGAGGATCTGGCATTTTCGACGATTGATGTTGCAGCCGTTCGCTCCGACGAAAATCTTTTTTATCTCGCTACATGTGCTTCATTTGTTGAAAGCGGCTCAGACCTGTATACCCAAAATTTGATTGCCTATTACGGTGACGATCCGGAAATTTCTGATTGGCTCACGCATCATTGGGAAGTTGAGGAGCTGCAACACGGCAATGCGCTGAGAGCCTATGTCGCCCATGTCTGGCCCGAATTCGAGTGGCAGATTGCCTACAACGATTTCCTTGAAGAATATTCGCGTTATTGTAAAGTTGAATTACTTGAGCCTAGCAAAGCCCTTGAAATGGTGGCGCGCTGCGTTGTCGAAACCGGCACCGCCACGTTTTATCAAGCGTTAGCCCGTAGTAGCACCGAACCTGTGATGCGCAATTTAGCGACGCGGATTGCAAATGATGAAGTCAATCATTACAAACACTTTTTCCGCTACTTTCGCCGACTGCGCCAGAAGGAGGGATTAAGTCGCCGTCATATCTTCGGTGCGTTGAGCCGTCGCACGCTGGAAATGAAAACCGAAGACAGCGCTTGCGCGTTGCGACACGTTTTGAAATTCCGCGATCCGAAACATGCTGGTGACCCGGTACGGTTGAAGGAAATCAGCGCCATGATGAATACAACCGTACGCGTCAACTTACGCGCCGATATGACCATTAAAATGATGATGCGCCCGCTCGACCTGCCGCCCGTGCTTCAAACCATAGTCGCTTATCCTGTCACGCAAATTATGAATAAGGTTTTTTTGCGATAG